In a single window of the Streptomyces sp. CGMCC 4.7035 genome:
- a CDS encoding acyl-CoA dehydrogenase: MGAEELDALLGDPWDEKNPLGYAAILDADERHEMLAEGERLLDRFCMNAEFVPAAYGGRLTRADRLAGIQRTLWRRDPCLGLGYGLSSFIASVNIWTSGDEAQRSRAAELLLNNGRIAAAFHELDHGNDFANAEFTARRRDGRWLLTGRKEIVTNLRRAEAIVLFARTNEAAGSRSHSQFLIARDELPAAAVRDVPRFLSSGMRGVALGGMDFTDCPVPADALLGAEGQGMESALRAYQITRAITPAVSVGPLDTALRAALGFTLERRLYGGTAADIPYVRAVIARAYAALLAIDAFSAVVLRALHLSPAIALYAPAAKYLTSQIALDAVEELRSVLGAQGYLRQGPYAIYQKMARDIAPATFAHISRTGCLVMILPHLPRLARRSWLKDSPAAEELFDLGGDLPPLEPGRLTVGVPPADALIGTLAEIGGREPDGGPVSRLAARFLDELHALRDACAALPPRDITIGAAPEAFALADRYTVLLAAASVLAVWDRAGDRYGEAELIGVLDRLAARLGGRSVLTAAERESTEEKLFAAATERHLDHKLFDLTARVTLG, encoded by the coding sequence GTGGGCGCTGAGGAACTGGACGCACTGCTCGGCGACCCGTGGGACGAGAAGAACCCGTTGGGCTACGCCGCCATCCTCGACGCCGACGAGCGGCACGAGATGCTGGCCGAGGGCGAGAGACTGCTCGACCGCTTCTGCATGAACGCCGAATTCGTACCGGCCGCATACGGTGGCCGCCTCACCCGCGCCGACCGCCTCGCCGGCATCCAGCGCACGCTGTGGCGGCGCGATCCGTGCCTGGGACTGGGCTACGGACTCAGCTCGTTCATCGCATCGGTCAACATCTGGACCTCAGGAGATGAGGCCCAGCGCAGCCGCGCCGCCGAACTGCTCCTGAACAACGGCCGGATCGCCGCTGCCTTCCACGAACTCGACCACGGCAACGACTTCGCCAACGCGGAGTTCACCGCACGACGCCGCGACGGGCGATGGCTGCTGACCGGCCGCAAGGAGATCGTCACCAACCTGCGGCGCGCCGAGGCGATCGTGCTGTTCGCCAGGACGAACGAAGCCGCGGGCAGCCGCAGCCACAGCCAGTTCCTCATCGCACGGGACGAGCTGCCCGCCGCCGCCGTGCGCGATGTGCCGCGCTTCCTCAGCTCCGGGATGCGGGGCGTCGCACTCGGCGGAATGGATTTCACCGACTGCCCCGTACCGGCCGACGCGCTGCTCGGTGCGGAGGGCCAGGGCATGGAATCCGCCCTGCGCGCCTACCAGATCACCCGGGCCATCACCCCGGCCGTGTCCGTCGGCCCCCTCGACACCGCGCTGCGCGCCGCGCTCGGCTTCACCCTTGAACGCCGGCTCTACGGCGGGACCGCCGCCGACATCCCCTACGTCCGCGCCGTCATCGCCCGTGCCTACGCCGCCCTCCTGGCCATCGACGCCTTCTCGGCGGTCGTGCTCAGAGCGCTGCACCTGTCGCCCGCGATCGCGCTCTACGCCCCCGCCGCCAAGTACTTGACCTCCCAGATCGCGCTCGACGCCGTCGAGGAACTGCGGTCGGTGCTGGGCGCGCAGGGATATCTGCGCCAGGGCCCGTACGCGATCTACCAGAAGATGGCCAGGGACATCGCACCGGCCACCTTCGCGCATATATCGCGCACCGGCTGCCTGGTGATGATCCTGCCTCATCTCCCGCGACTGGCCCGGCGCTCCTGGCTCAAGGACTCTCCGGCAGCAGAGGAGCTGTTCGACCTCGGAGGCGATCTCCCCCCGCTGGAACCGGGCCGGTTGACGGTGGGCGTTCCGCCAGCCGACGCGCTCATCGGCACACTCGCCGAAATCGGCGGGCGGGAGCCGGACGGCGGACCCGTGAGCCGCCTCGCGGCCCGCTTCCTGGACGAACTGCACGCGCTGCGCGACGCCTGCGCGGCGCTGCCGCCGAGGGACATCACGATCGGCGCCGCACCGGAAGCCTTCGCCCTGGCCGACCGTTACACCGTCCTTCTCGCGGCAGCATCGGTGCTCGCCGTGTGGGACCGAGCCGGCGACCGCTACGGCGAAGCCGAACTGATCGGCGTCCTCGACCGGCTCGCGGCACGCCTCGGCGGCCGCTCGGTACTCACCGCTGCCGAACGCGAGAGCACGGAAGAAAAGCTCTTCGCCGCCGCCACAGAGCGCCATCTGGACCACAAACTCTTCGATCTGACCGCCCGAGTGACACTGGGCTGA
- a CDS encoding acyl carrier protein produces MTEHGPTVIEPTAENIATWLLERVAYYLDEPTEAIDAEAPLAHYGLDSVYALALCGDIEDTLSVSIEPTLIWDVENLVDLTGRLAELVAERPRQ; encoded by the coding sequence ATGACTGAGCACGGACCCACTGTCATCGAACCGACAGCGGAGAACATCGCCACCTGGCTCCTGGAGCGCGTTGCGTACTACCTCGATGAGCCGACAGAGGCAATCGACGCAGAGGCGCCCCTTGCCCATTACGGACTGGACTCGGTGTATGCCTTGGCCCTCTGCGGCGACATCGAGGACACCCTGAGCGTGTCCATCGAACCCACTTTGATCTGGGACGTGGAAAACCTCGTGGATCTCACCGGGCGCCTTGCCGAACTGGTGGCCGAGCGCCCCCGGCAGTGA